The Gammaproteobacteria bacterium genome window below encodes:
- the nuoF gene encoding NADH-quinone oxidoreductase subunit NuoF: MVNEVCFTTLKYEQPWTLENYLKVGGYDALKKILQQGMSPADVIEEVKASALRGRGGAGFPTGLKWSFMPRNAPGQKYIVCNSDESEPGTCKDRDILRFNPHALVEGMIIAGYSIGASVGYNYMRGEFHHEPFERFEGALKEAREAGFLGENILGSDFSFECHGHLGAGAYICGEETALLNSLEGKKGQPRYKPPFPANFGLYGQPTTINNTESLASVPVIIRNGAKWFLELGKPNNGGEKLFSVSGHVNKPGNFEIPLGTPFKDLLEMAGGVTEGRTLKAVIPGGCSMPVMPAATIMDCDMDYDSLSKAGSAMGSGAVIVMDDSTCMVRALMRLARFYYAESCGQCTPCREGTGWMYRVIKRIEEGQGRVEDLNLLEGAAGQIEGHTICAFGDAAAWPVQSFLKHFRHEFEYHIEHGCCMPGTEAEV; encoded by the coding sequence ATGGTTAATGAAGTCTGTTTTACAACGCTCAAATATGAGCAACCCTGGACCCTGGAGAATTATCTCAAGGTGGGTGGCTATGATGCGTTGAAAAAAATCCTGCAGCAAGGGATGTCACCTGCGGATGTGATCGAAGAGGTCAAGGCATCCGCCCTGCGTGGTCGTGGTGGTGCCGGTTTTCCCACCGGTTTGAAGTGGAGCTTTATGCCGCGTAATGCCCCAGGGCAGAAATATATCGTCTGTAATTCGGATGAGTCTGAACCGGGTACTTGCAAGGATAGAGATATTTTGCGTTTTAATCCTCATGCCTTGGTCGAAGGCATGATTATCGCCGGTTATTCTATTGGTGCCTCAGTCGGTTACAACTATATGCGCGGCGAGTTTCATCACGAGCCCTTTGAACGCTTTGAAGGTGCTCTAAAAGAGGCGCGTGAGGCGGGTTTTCTGGGTGAGAATATCCTCGGTTCTGATTTTTCTTTTGAATGTCATGGACACCTCGGTGCGGGTGCCTATATCTGTGGTGAAGAGACCGCCTTATTGAATTCGCTGGAAGGCAAGAAGGGGCAGCCGCGTTACAAGCCACCATTCCCTGCTAACTTTGGTTTATATGGCCAACCAACGACGATTAACAATACCGAGAGTCTGGCGTCGGTACCGGTCATTATCCGTAATGGCGCCAAGTGGTTTCTGGAGCTGGGTAAACCGAATAATGGCGGTGAGAAACTGTTTTCTGTCTCCGGGCACGTCAATAAGCCGGGTAATTTTGAGATTCCTTTAGGCACTCCTTTTAAGGATCTGCTTGAGATGGCGGGTGGTGTGACCGAAGGGCGCACGCTTAAAGCCGTGATCCCGGGTGGTTGTTCTATGCCGGTGATGCCAGCGGCAACCATTATGGACTGTGATATGGATTATGATTCCTTGTCCAAGGCAGGTTCAGCGATGGGCTCGGGTGCTGTGATTGTGATGGATGATTCGACCTGTATGGTACGTGCATTGATGCGTCTGGCGCGTTTCTATTACGCCGAATCCTGTGGTCAGTGTACGCCTTGCCGTGAGGGTACCGGCTGGATGTACCGTGTGATTAAACGTATCGAAGAGGGGCAGGGGCGAGTCGAAGATCTGAATTTGCTGGAGGGTGCTGCCGGGCAGATCGAGGGCCATACTATTTGTGCCTTTGGTGATGCTGCAGCCTGGCCGGTGCAAAGTTTCCTCAAACACTTTCGCCATGAGTTTGAATATCATATCGAGCATGGTTGCTGTATGCCAGGTACGGAGGCTGAGGTATGA
- a CDS encoding NAD(P)H-dependent oxidoreductase subunit E: protein MSDQKQAQQLSTEVTNEIDAWRAKFPAEQQRSAVLAALHAVQHHDGYVSTGAMDAVADYLSMDKLSVYEVGSFYSMFELQPVGRHMVSMCNNISCMLRGADKLVAHVENKLGIKLGETTADQRITLKMEEECLAACVGGPMMAVDGHYHEDLTVEKLDQILDALD from the coding sequence ATGTCTGATCAGAAGCAAGCACAGCAGTTATCCACTGAGGTGACAAATGAGATTGATGCCTGGCGTGCCAAGTTTCCAGCAGAACAACAGCGTTCTGCGGTATTGGCAGCTCTGCATGCGGTACAACACCATGACGGCTATGTCAGTACCGGGGCGATGGATGCGGTAGCTGATTATTTGAGTATGGATAAGCTATCGGTTTATGAAGTCGGTAGTTTTTATTCCATGTTTGAACTGCAACCGGTGGGTCGACACATGGTCTCGATGTGCAATAACATCTCTTGCATGTTGCGTGGTGCAGATAAACTGGTGGCTCATGTAGAGAATAAGCTGGGTATCAAACTGGGTGAAACCACAGCCGATCAACGCATTACCTTGAAGATGGAAGAAGAGTGTCTGGCAGCCTGTGTGGGTGGCCCGATGATGGCGGTGGATGGACATTATCATGAGGATCTCACGGTTGAAAAACTGGATCAGATCCTGGATGCACTGGATTAA
- a CDS encoding NADH-quinone oxidoreductase subunit D, with translation MPEIRNFTLNFGPQHPAAHGVLRLVLEMDGETIQRADPHIGLLHRGTEKLIESKPYNQSIGYMDRLDYVSMMCNEHAYVRAIEKMMGVEAPERAQYIRVMFDEITRILNHLLWIGAHALDVGAMTMFLYAFREREDLMDCYEAVSGARLHATYYRPGGVYRDLPDSMPQYKTSKWHNEKDVERLNKNRQGSLLDFIEDFTQRFPGCVDEYETLLTDNRIWKQRTVNIGVVTAERAKQMGFTGPMLRGSGVAWDLRKKQPYAVYDQMDFDIPVGKTGDSYDRYLVRMAEMRQSNRIIAQCVTWLRNNPGPVMIEDRKVAPPKREAMKEDMEALIHHFKLFTEGYCVPEGEFYSAVEHPKGEFGIYMISDGANKPYRVKIRAPGFAHLSALDEMVEGHMLSDVVTIIGTQDIVFGEVDR, from the coding sequence ATGCCTGAGATTCGTAACTTCACCCTGAACTTTGGTCCTCAGCATCCGGCTGCGCATGGAGTGTTGCGCCTGGTGCTGGAGATGGATGGTGAGACTATCCAACGCGCTGATCCGCATATCGGTCTGTTGCATCGTGGCACCGAGAAGTTGATTGAGAGTAAGCCTTATAATCAGAGTATCGGTTATATGGATCGGCTCGATTATGTCTCCATGATGTGTAATGAACACGCCTATGTGCGTGCCATTGAAAAGATGATGGGTGTCGAAGCGCCGGAGCGGGCACAGTATATCCGGGTGATGTTTGACGAGATCACTCGTATCCTCAATCATCTACTCTGGATTGGTGCCCATGCGTTGGATGTGGGTGCGATGACTATGTTCCTGTATGCCTTCCGCGAACGTGAAGACCTGATGGATTGCTATGAGGCGGTTTCGGGTGCGCGTCTGCATGCAACTTATTATCGTCCCGGTGGCGTGTATCGTGATCTGCCAGACTCGATGCCGCAGTACAAGACCTCGAAGTGGCACAATGAGAAGGATGTTGAACGCCTGAACAAGAATCGTCAGGGTTCTCTGCTAGATTTTATTGAAGACTTTACCCAACGTTTTCCGGGCTGCGTCGATGAGTACGAGACCCTGCTGACAGATAATCGTATCTGGAAACAGCGTACCGTTAATATCGGTGTAGTGACAGCAGAACGTGCCAAGCAGATGGGCTTTACCGGGCCCATGTTACGTGGCTCCGGTGTGGCATGGGATCTGCGTAAGAAACAGCCCTATGCGGTTTATGATCAAATGGATTTTGATATTCCTGTTGGCAAGACCGGTGATAGTTATGATCGTTACCTGGTGCGTATGGCCGAGATGCGTCAATCCAACCGTATCATTGCACAGTGTGTGACCTGGCTGCGCAATAATCCGGGCCCGGTTATGATCGAGGATCGCAAGGTGGCACCACCCAAACGTGAGGCGATGAAGGAAGACATGGAGGCCTTGATTCATCACTTCAAGTTGTTTACCGAGGGTTATTGTGTGCCGGAGGGTGAGTTTTATAGTGCGGTTGAACACCCCAAGGGTGAGTTTGGTATTTATATGATCTCGGATGGTGCTAACAAGCCCTATCGAGTCAAGATTCGTGCGCCGGGTTTTGCTCATCTATCCGCCTTGGATGAGATGGTTGAAGGGCACATGCTGTCGGATGTGGTGACCATTATCGGTACCCAGGATATTGTATTTGGAGAGGTTGATCGTTGA
- a CDS encoding NADH-quinone oxidoreductase subunit C: MSEKLETLVAQLQERFEDQLLVCTCSDLGEVTIEVAAADLLSVATALRDDSEFFFDTLVDLCGVDYSGYGIAEWETEAASSTGFARGVDARTDARMTMVTDELSVDNPVWEGRFAVVYHLLSVMNNLRLRLRVFAPEDEVPVVDSVTSIWSSANWYEREAFDLFGILFNGHDDLRRILTDYGFIGHPFRKDFPLSGNVEVRYDEEQKRVIYEPVSIEPRVLVPRVIRPEEVTQEPLPPKEQGDE, encoded by the coding sequence ATGTCAGAGAAGCTGGAAACACTGGTAGCACAATTACAAGAGCGATTTGAGGATCAATTGCTTGTCTGTACTTGTTCAGATTTGGGTGAAGTGACCATTGAGGTGGCTGCTGCCGATCTGTTATCCGTTGCCACGGCACTGCGTGATGACTCCGAATTCTTCTTCGATACCCTGGTCGATCTCTGTGGTGTTGATTACTCCGGTTATGGTATCGCTGAGTGGGAGACAGAAGCAGCGAGTAGCACGGGCTTTGCTCGTGGTGTCGATGCCCGCACGGATGCCCGTATGACTATGGTGACGGATGAATTATCAGTGGATAACCCGGTCTGGGAAGGACGCTTTGCGGTGGTTTATCACCTGTTATCGGTGATGAATAATCTGCGTCTGCGTCTGCGTGTATTTGCCCCTGAGGATGAAGTGCCCGTAGTGGACTCGGTGACTTCAATCTGGAGCTCGGCCAACTGGTATGAGCGTGAAGCCTTCGATCTGTTTGGTATCCTGTTTAATGGTCATGATGATCTGCGTCGTATTCTTACCGATTATGGCTTTATTGGTCATCCCTTCCGCAAGGATTTCCCGCTCAGTGGTAATGTCGAGGTGCGTTACGATGAAGAACAAAAACGGGTCATCTATGAGCCAGTCAGTATTGAACCACGGGTGTTGGTGCCGAGGGTGATTCGTCCTGAAGAAGTCACCCAGGAACCGCTTCCTCCTAAAGAACAAGGAGATGAGTAA
- a CDS encoding NADH-quinone oxidoreductase subunit B — MGIEGILEEGFITTNADKLINWARTGSMWPMTFGLACCAVEMMQAGASRYDLDRFGIVFRPSPRQSDVMIVAGTLVNKMAPALRKVYDQMAEPRWVISMGSCANGGGYYHYSYAVVRGCDRIVPVDIYIPGCPPTAEALLYGIMQLQDKIRRTNTIAR; from the coding sequence ATGGGAATAGAAGGCATTCTCGAAGAAGGTTTTATTACTACCAATGCCGATAAGCTGATTAACTGGGCGCGTACCGGTTCGATGTGGCCGATGACCTTTGGTCTGGCTTGTTGTGCGGTTGAGATGATGCAGGCAGGTGCCTCGCGCTATGATCTGGATCGTTTTGGTATTGTATTTCGTCCCAGTCCACGTCAATCGGATGTGATGATTGTTGCCGGTACCTTGGTCAACAAGATGGCACCCGCTTTGCGTAAGGTCTATGACCAGATGGCTGAGCCGCGTTGGGTGATCTCGATGGGTTCCTGTGCCAATGGCGGTGGTTATTATCATTATTCCTATGCCGTGGTACGTGGTTGTGATCGTATTGTCCCGGTTGATATCTATATACCCGGTTGTCCGCCAACCGCAGAAGCCTTGTTGTATGGCATTATGCAGTTGCAGGATAAAATTCGTCGTACTAATACGATTGCCCGATAA
- a CDS encoding NADH-quinone oxidoreductase subunit A produces the protein MLENYLPILIFVGIGIAVGVGPIFMGFMLGPRRPDDAKLSPYECGFEAFEDARMKFDVRYYLVAILFIIFDLEIAFLFPWAIVLGDLGWPGLIAMTIFLGILVIGFIYEWKKGALEWE, from the coding sequence ATGCTGGAAAATTATTTACCCATTTTGATTTTTGTAGGGATTGGCATTGCCGTTGGGGTGGGGCCAATTTTTATGGGGTTTATGTTGGGGCCAAGACGACCGGATGATGCTAAATTATCACCCTATGAGTGTGGTTTTGAGGCGTTTGAAGATGCACGTATGAAATTTGATGTGCGTTACTATCTGGTGGCGATTCTATTTATTATCTTCGATCTTGAAATTGCATTTTTATTCCCCTGGGCGATAGTGCTGGGTGATCTGGGCTGGCCGGGTCTGATTGCTATGACGATCTTTCTGGGCATCTTGGTGATTGGCTTTATCTATGAATGGAAGAAGGGTGCGCTAGAATGGGAATAG
- the petA gene encoding ubiquinol-cytochrome c reductase iron-sulfur subunit, translating to MIEKPVDTRRRRFLTAAATVIGVSGLAAVAVPFIRSMNPSAAVNAAGAPVDIDVSKLDPGAMITVSWRGRPVWVLRRTPEQLKTLQDAELLKKLRDPDSREPQQFSDDVANWHRSLDPEYLVLVGICTHLGCVPTYRPDIAPTDLGPTWAGGFLCACHGSLYDLSGRVQKFMPAPLNLPVPPYYFISDTRLLVGELKDKSEQNWNPQVW from the coding sequence ATGATAGAAAAACCCGTCGATACGCGCCGCCGTCGATTTTTAACCGCTGCAGCCACTGTCATCGGTGTCAGTGGTCTGGCTGCTGTAGCCGTTCCATTCATCCGCAGTATGAATCCCAGTGCCGCAGTCAATGCAGCCGGCGCACCCGTTGATATTGATGTCAGCAAGCTGGATCCAGGCGCGATGATCACGGTATCCTGGCGTGGTCGTCCGGTATGGGTATTACGTCGTACACCTGAACAACTCAAGACCCTACAAGATGCCGAACTGCTGAAAAAGCTCAGGGACCCTGATTCCAGAGAACCCCAGCAATTCAGCGACGATGTCGCCAATTGGCATCGATCACTAGACCCGGAATATCTGGTTCTTGTCGGCATTTGCACCCATCTTGGCTGCGTACCCACTTATCGCCCGGACATTGCACCGACTGATCTCGGTCCTACATGGGCCGGTGGATTTCTCTGTGCCTGCCACGGCTCTCTTTATGATCTCTCCGGACGGGTGCAAAAGTTCATGCCCGCACCACTCAATCTGCCCGTACCACCTTATTATTTTATTAGTGATACACGCTTACTGGTCGGTGAATTAAAAGATAAATCCGAACAGAACTGGAATCCCCAGGTTTGGTGA
- the secG gene encoding preprotein translocase subunit SecG: MATILLIIQVFLAISLIGLVLVQHGKGADAGAAFGSGASATVFGAEGSASFLTRLTGFIAAAFFINSLLLSTPLVMDRGAKVGSVVEQIVPTEPADNAHLTTEQADVPGVPDAPESVVNQGDLPPS, from the coding sequence ATGGCAACAATATTATTGATTATTCAGGTGTTCCTCGCCATTTCCTTGATTGGTCTGGTGTTGGTTCAACATGGCAAGGGTGCAGACGCAGGTGCGGCATTTGGTAGTGGTGCATCGGCTACCGTATTTGGTGCTGAGGGTTCAGCATCATTTCTGACGCGTTTGACGGGGTTTATCGCTGCTGCGTTCTTTATTAACAGTTTGCTGCTGTCGACACCGCTAGTGATGGATCGAGGCGCGAAGGTTGGTAGTGTGGTTGAACAAATTGTACCGACTGAACCTGCTGATAATGCCCACCTGACAACAGAGCAAGCAGATGTACCGGGTGTGCCTGACGCACCTGAATCGGTTGTTAATCAGGGTGATCTGCCACCGTCGTAG
- a CDS encoding triose-phosphate isomerase gives MRQPLVAGNWKMNGNAESIKELVSGIAAGMSDVKTAEVVVSPSFVYIPQVVSQLGGCGVSVASQDMNDQESGAHTGEIAGSMLTDVGCKYAIIGHSERRSIYSEDDAFTASKFMAAQKQGLIPILCVGESLEQRESGVTEKVVGEQLDAVINTAGIAALANAVVAYEPVWAIGTGKTATPDQAQDVHAFIRNKIAGLDAEVAAGLRILYGGSMNAANAAELLSMADIDGGLIGGASLKADSFLTICRAANAD, from the coding sequence ATGCGTCAGCCATTAGTAGCCGGAAACTGGAAGATGAATGGTAATGCCGAAAGTATCAAGGAATTGGTGTCGGGTATTGCTGCGGGTATGTCCGATGTAAAGACCGCCGAAGTGGTGGTTTCCCCCTCTTTTGTTTATATTCCCCAGGTTGTTTCTCAACTGGGTGGTTGTGGTGTGAGTGTCGCCTCGCAGGATATGAATGACCAGGAATCCGGTGCGCATACGGGTGAGATTGCAGGTTCTATGCTGACGGATGTCGGTTGTAAATATGCCATTATTGGTCATTCTGAACGGCGCAGTATTTATAGTGAAGATGATGCCTTTACTGCTAGTAAATTTATGGCAGCACAGAAACAGGGTCTGATCCCGATCCTGTGTGTGGGTGAGTCACTGGAACAGCGTGAGTCAGGTGTGACCGAAAAAGTGGTTGGTGAGCAATTGGATGCCGTGATTAATACGGCTGGTATTGCAGCGTTGGCAAATGCTGTGGTTGCCTATGAGCCTGTTTGGGCGATTGGTACCGGCAAGACAGCAACACCTGATCAGGCGCAGGATGTTCATGCCTTTATCCGCAATAAGATTGCCGGACTAGATGCCGAAGTCGCTGCCGGTTTGCGTATCCTTTATGGTGGTAGTATGAATGCGGCTAACGCGGCTGAATTATTATCAATGGCGGATATTGACGGTGGCTTGATCGGTGGTGCATCGCTGAAGGCCGATAGTTTTCTGACCATTTGTCGTGCAGCTAATGCTGACTAA
- the glmM gene encoding phosphoglucosamine mutase: MARKYFGTDGIRGKVGGYPITADFMLKLGWAVGRVMGQGQGNLILIGKDTRISGYMFESALEAGITAAGMDARLLGPMPTPAIAYLTRTLHACAGIVISASHNPYFDNGVKFFSAQGTKLADEIELAIEAEMDKDMVTMGSAELGRVERVTDAAGRYIEFCKSTVPMSLSLRGMKIVVDCAHGATYHVAPNVFDELGAEVISIGVKPDGLNINQDCGSTHVAQLQDKVRETRADLGIALDGDGDRLIMVDHTGEVVDGDQILYIIACSRQRSSHLNNSAVVGTLMSNLGLEHALSKKGITLHRAGVGDRYVMEMLIQHNCILGGESSGHIICLDRTTTGDGIVSALQVLAEIVLGRKSLHALALGMTKYPQVLINVALKERVDLDASAEVQAAVKAAEGRMQENGRVLLRPSGTEPVVRVMVEGNDAEMVQQEAEKLAAVVKAACS; this comes from the coding sequence TTGGCTAGAAAATATTTTGGTACCGACGGTATCCGTGGCAAGGTGGGTGGCTATCCCATTACGGCTGATTTTATGCTCAAGCTGGGGTGGGCGGTTGGTCGTGTGATGGGACAAGGGCAGGGAAATCTTATCCTGATCGGCAAGGATACGCGTATCTCGGGGTATATGTTTGAATCCGCATTAGAGGCTGGGATCACTGCTGCGGGGATGGATGCGCGTTTACTGGGGCCTATGCCAACCCCGGCGATTGCTTACCTGACACGCACGCTACATGCCTGTGCCGGTATCGTCATCAGTGCCTCACACAACCCTTATTTTGATAACGGGGTTAAATTTTTTTCGGCTCAGGGCACTAAACTGGCCGATGAAATCGAGCTGGCAATTGAAGCTGAGATGGATAAAGACATGGTGACCATGGGCTCTGCTGAACTGGGACGTGTGGAACGGGTAACAGATGCTGCCGGTCGTTATATTGAATTTTGTAAGAGCACCGTGCCCATGTCTCTGAGTTTGCGCGGGATGAAGATTGTCGTCGATTGTGCGCATGGAGCTACCTATCATGTGGCGCCGAATGTGTTTGACGAATTGGGTGCCGAGGTAATCTCGATTGGTGTGAAACCTGATGGTCTGAATATTAATCAGGACTGTGGTTCAACGCATGTTGCTCAGTTGCAGGACAAGGTGCGTGAGACCCGCGCTGATTTGGGCATCGCCCTGGATGGAGACGGTGATCGTCTGATTATGGTGGATCATACCGGTGAGGTCGTGGATGGCGATCAAATTCTTTATATTATTGCCTGTTCGCGCCAGCGTTCTTCACATTTGAATAATTCTGCTGTGGTGGGTACCTTGATGAGTAATCTTGGTCTGGAACATGCTTTGAGTAAGAAGGGCATAACGTTACATCGAGCCGGAGTCGGTGATCGTTATGTTATGGAGATGTTGATTCAGCATAACTGCATATTGGGTGGTGAGTCATCGGGACATATTATCTGCCTGGATCGAACCACAACGGGTGATGGTATTGTCTCGGCATTACAGGTGTTGGCAGAGATTGTGCTAGGACGTAAGTCATTACATGCGCTGGCCTTGGGTATGACCAAGTATCCCCAGGTGTTGATTAATGTGGCGCTGAAGGAACGTGTTGATTTGGATGCCTCAGCCGAAGTGCAGGCGGCAGTCAAAGCTGCTGAGGGACGTATGCAGGAGAATGGCAGGGTGTTATTGCGTCCATCGGGCACCGAACCGGTAGTGCGTGTGATGGTTGAGGGTAATGATGCCGAAATGGTACAGCAAGAGGCTGAGAAGCTAGCGGCAGTGGTTAAGGCGGCTTGTAGCTGA
- the folP gene encoding dihydropteroate synthase, whose product MSLNISPPRVMGILNVTPDSFSDGGQFNVLELALQQATSMIDAGVDIIDIGGESTRPGAAPVPLQQELDRVIPVIEAIQQRFSITISVDSSKAVVMQAAVTAGAGMINDVCALQGEGALNAAVELRVPVCLMHMQGVPGSMQQQPEYTNVVTEVKDFLLTRAKTCEQAGIARKNIILDPGFGFGKTLEHNLALLRQLDCLVAAGYPVLVGLSRKSMIAEVLDLPVDQRLQPSVALAVIAAWQGVQIIRVHDVAETVQALRMCAAVFGAHCAPYR is encoded by the coding sequence ATGTCACTGAATATCTCCCCACCCCGTGTCATGGGTATTCTGAACGTAACCCCCGACTCATTCTCTGACGGGGGACAATTCAATGTGCTGGAATTGGCCCTACAACAAGCGACCTCTATGATCGATGCCGGTGTCGATATCATCGATATTGGTGGCGAATCAACCCGTCCGGGTGCGGCACCTGTTCCATTACAACAAGAACTTGATCGTGTTATACCGGTAATTGAAGCCATTCAGCAACGTTTTTCGATAACAATATCAGTGGATAGCAGTAAGGCTGTGGTGATGCAGGCGGCTGTGACTGCGGGTGCGGGTATGATTAATGATGTCTGTGCCTTACAGGGAGAAGGGGCGCTGAATGCAGCTGTAGAACTACGTGTGCCGGTTTGTTTAATGCACATGCAGGGTGTGCCGGGGAGTATGCAGCAACAACCTGAATACACCAATGTTGTTACCGAGGTTAAAGATTTCCTGCTGACACGCGCTAAGACCTGTGAGCAAGCAGGGATTGCCAGGAAAAATATCATCCTGGATCCCGGTTTTGGTTTTGGCAAGACATTGGAGCATAATCTGGCATTATTACGGCAACTGGATTGTTTGGTGGCTGCGGGCTATCCTGTACTGGTTGGTCTGTCGCGTAAATCCATGATTGCCGAGGTGCTGGATCTGCCAGTAGATCAACGCCTGCAACCCAGTGTGGCATTGGCGGTTATTGCCGCCTGGCAGGGAGTGCAAATTATTCGTGTGCATGATGTAGCGGAGACAGTACAGGCTTTGCGTATGTGTGCGGCAGTTTTTGGTGCGCATTGCGCACCCTACCGCTAG
- the ftsH gene encoding ATP-dependent zinc metalloprotease FtsH, with protein sequence MNDMLKNMVLWLVIAVVLMSVFNNFGPSKPRVESVGYSDFISEVKEGRVSKVIIDGRTVKAERITGDAFTTYTPYDPRMIDDLLANGVNVNAQPPEQESLLMQIFISWFPMLLLIGVWLFFMRQMQGGGGGRGAMSFGKSRARMLGEDQVKINFSDVAGVEEAKEEVSELVEFLSEPSKFQKLGGKIPRGVLLVGSPGTGKTLLARAIAGEAKVPFFTISGSDFVEMFVGVGASRVRDMFEQAKKHSPCIIFIDEIDAVGRHRGAGLGGGHDEREQTLNQLLVEMDGFEGNEGVIVIAATNRPDVLDPALLRPGRFDRQVVVPLPDIRGREQILKVHTRKVPVDDDVNAAIIARGTPGFSGADLANLVNEAALFAARSNKRLVEMDDFERAKDKIMMGAERRSMVMSDAEKELTAYHEAGHAIVGRLVPEHDPVHKVSIIPRGRALGVTLFLPEEDRHSYSKQRLNSQICSLFGGRIAEELIFGADAVTTGASNDIERATELARKMVTRWGLSDKLGPLVYGEEEGEVFLGRSVTQHKNVSDETAHVIDEEIRHVIDGNYQRAETLLKENEDKLKTMAELLLKYETIDHLQIDDIMAGKPPRPPAGWSEPDDKGKGDAEVSAKQTDKKDKPDSSIGGTAGQH encoded by the coding sequence TTGAATGATATGTTAAAAAATATGGTGTTATGGCTGGTGATTGCCGTTGTCCTGATGTCAGTATTTAATAATTTTGGCCCATCAAAACCGCGTGTAGAATCGGTGGGTTATTCGGATTTTATTTCCGAGGTGAAGGAAGGTCGGGTTAGTAAGGTAATCATTGATGGTCGCACGGTTAAGGCCGAGCGTATTACAGGCGATGCCTTTACGACTTATACCCCGTATGATCCACGCATGATTGATGACTTGTTGGCGAATGGCGTTAATGTTAATGCGCAGCCGCCGGAGCAAGAATCACTGTTGATGCAGATCTTTATCTCCTGGTTCCCAATGTTGCTGTTGATTGGTGTCTGGTTGTTCTTTATGCGTCAGATGCAGGGTGGCGGCGGTGGTCGCGGCGCGATGTCTTTTGGTAAGAGTCGTGCGCGTATGCTGGGTGAGGATCAGGTTAAGATTAACTTCTCGGATGTTGCGGGTGTTGAAGAAGCCAAGGAAGAAGTGTCTGAGCTGGTTGAGTTTTTGAGTGAGCCATCCAAATTTCAGAAATTGGGTGGTAAGATTCCGCGCGGTGTGTTGCTGGTCGGCTCACCGGGTACGGGTAAAACTCTGCTTGCCAGGGCGATTGCGGGTGAGGCGAAGGTGCCTTTCTTTACTATATCCGGTTCTGATTTTGTTGAGATGTTTGTTGGTGTCGGTGCCTCGCGTGTGCGTGATATGTTTGAGCAGGCGAAGAAGCATTCTCCTTGTATCATCTTTATTGATGAGATTGATGCCGTGGGTCGTCATCGTGGTGCCGGTTTAGGTGGTGGACATGATGAACGTGAGCAGACACTGAATCAGTTATTGGTTGAGATGGATGGGTTTGAGGGTAATGAAGGCGTTATCGTGATTGCGGCAACCAATCGCCCGGATGTGCTGGATCCTGCCCTGTTGCGTCCTGGACGTTTTGATCGTCAGGTGGTGGTGCCACTGCCGGATATTCGTGGTCGTGAGCAGATCCTTAAGGTGCATACGCGTAAGGTACCGGTTGATGATGATGTGAATGCAGCGATTATTGCGCGTGGTACACCGGGTTTCTCCGGTGCTGATCTGGCAAACCTGGTGAACGAGGCGGCATTATTTGCTGCTAGATCGAATAAGCGTCTGGTAGAGATGGATGACTTCGAACGCGCAAAAGACAAAATTATGATGGGTGCAGAGCGTCGTTCTATGGTCATGAGTGATGCTGAGAAGGAGTTGACGGCATACCACGAGGCGGGCCATGCGATTGTCGGTCGTTTGGTGCCTGAACATGATCCCGTGCATAAGGTGAGTATTATCCCGCGTGGTCGTGCCCTGGGTGTGACCCTGTTTTTGCCGGAAGAGGATCGGCATAGTTATTCCAAGCAACGCCTGAATAGCCAGATCTGTAGTTTGTTTGGTGGTCGTATTGCTGAGGAGTTAATCTTTGGTGCTGATGCAGTGACGACCGGTGCGTCGAATGATATTGAACGTGCAACTGAACTGGCGCGTAAGATGGTTACCCGCTGGGGGCTGTCCGATAAGCTGGGTCCATTGGTTTATGGTGAAGAGGAAGGCGAGGTGTTTCTTGGTCGTTCAGTGACACAGCACAAGAATGTCTCTGATGAGACTGCACATGTGATTGATGAGGAAATTCGTCATGTCATTGATGGTAATTATCAACGTGCCGAGACCTTGTTGAAAGAGAATGAGGACAAATTGAAGACGATGGCTGAGTTGTTGCTTAAGTATGAGACTATCGATCATCTTCAGATCGACGATATTATGGCAGGTAAACCACCGCGTCCACCAGCAGGCTGGAGTGAGCCGGATGATAAAGGCAAGGGTGATGCCGAGGTTAGTGCCAAACAGACGGATAAAAAAGACAAGCCGGATAGTTCGATTGGTGGAACCGCCGGACAGCATTGA